The window CCCGAGACGATTGTTACAAATTGCCAGAAGGAAGCTTTGAACTTTATCGAGTCACTGGGCGGCACTGCCATTGCAAAACCACTTGATGGTCATGGCGGCTTTGGAGTTGTTCGCGTTTCAACCGAAGATTCCAATACCCGAGCCATTTTCGACCTACTGACTCGCGAAGAAAAAGTTCCAATTTTACTTCAAGCTTTTCTTCCAGAAGCAGCTCTTGGCGATAAGCGAGTGATTCTCGTCGACGGTAAGATCAGAGGCGGCATCGTTCGAGTCCCGACGGGCGGCGACCACAGAGGCAATGTGCATGTGGGTGGACGCGTCGAAGCTTGCGACATAACAGACGCTGACCGGCGTATTGAGGCGGCCATTGGTGACCGGCTTCGAGAAGATGGTCTTTCGTTTGTGGGCATCGATGTCATCGGTGACAAGCTGATTGAAGTGAACGTTACCAGCCCGACATTACTAAGAGAGATCCACCGTTTGGGTGGCCCCGACATTGCCGCGGAAGTAATTCAGTCACTTTTTTGACAGATCCGATCCCGCTGGTACCGTAGGCCTATGAGCAGATACGGTGCGCGCCTTATTGCGATAATTTTTTCTACGTTTACTCTGAGCTGTGGCCCTGGAATGCCTATGGACCTATCTGGGTCCGATGCGGTGGAGCTTTTTGAAGTTGAAGCCGATCAA is drawn from Deltaproteobacteria bacterium and contains these coding sequences:
- the gshB gene encoding glutathione synthase; the encoded protein is MSKTIAFVMDPMEGLHIEADTSFAFMLAASHRDARVFHVLPGDIMLRAGKVWLRGRYVQVRDKVGDHFSVIEESLICANDCTAIFIRTDPPFDEDYLTCTWLLSFAERQGVRVLNSPAGIRSANEKLYALEFPELCPETIVTNCQKEALNFIESLGGTAIAKPLDGHGGFGVVRVSTEDSNTRAIFDLLTREEKVPILLQAFLPEAALGDKRVILVDGKIRGGIVRVPTGGDHRGNVHVGGRVEACDITDADRRIEAAIGDRLREDGLSFVGIDVIGDKLIEVNVTSPTLLREIHRLGGPDIAAEVIQSLF